Proteins found in one Phocoena sinus isolate mPhoSin1 chromosome 19, mPhoSin1.pri, whole genome shotgun sequence genomic segment:
- the SUPT5H gene encoding transcription elongation factor SPT5 isoform X2, with translation MKKYAKSSVGETVYGGSDELSDDITQQQLLPGVKDPNLWTVKCKIGEERATAISLMRKFIAYQFTDTPLQIKSVVAPEHVKGYIYVEAYKQTHVKQAIEGVGNLRLGYWNQQMVPIKEMTDVLKVVKEVANLKPKSWVRLKRGIYKDDIAQVDYVEPSQNTISLKMIPRIDYDRIKARMSLKDWFAKRKKFKRPPQRLFDAEKIRSLGGDVASDGDFLIFEGNRYSRKGFLFKSFAMSAVITEGVKPTLSELEKFEDQPEGIDLEVVTESTGKEREHNFQPGDNVEVCEGELINLQGKILSVDGNKITIMPKHEDLKDMLEFPAQELRKYFKMGDHVKVIAGRFEGDTGLIVRVEENFVILFSDLTMHELKVLPRDLQLCSETASGVDVGGQHEWGELVQLDPQTVGVIVRLERETFQVLNMYGKVVTVRHQAVTRKKDNRFAVALDSEQNNIHVKDIVKVIDGPHSGREGEIRHLFRSFAFLHCKKLVENGGMFVCKTRHLVLAGGSKPRDVTNFTVGGFAPMSPRISSPMHPSAGGQRGGFGSPGGGSGGMSRGRGRRDNELIGQTVRISQGPYKGYIGVVKDATESTARVELHSTCQTISVDRQRLTTVGSRRPGGMTSTYGRTPMYGSQTPMYGSGSRTPMYGSQTPLQDGSRTPHYGSQTPLHDGSRTPAQSGAWDPNNPNTPSRAEEEYEYAFDDEPTPSPQAYGGTPNPQTPGYPDPSSPQVNPQYNPQTPGTPAMYNTDQFSPYAAPSPQGSYQPSPSPQSYHQVAPSPAGYQNTHSPASYHPTPSPMAYQASPSPSPVGYSPMTPGAPSPGGYNPHTPGSGIEQNSSDWVTTDIQVKVRDTYLDTQVVGQTGVIRSVTGGMCSVYLKDSEKVVSISSEHLEPITPTKNNKVKVILGEDREATGVLLSIDGEDGIVRMDLDEQLKILNLRFLGKLLEA, from the exons GCTCCCGGGAGTCAA GGATCCCAATCTGTGGACTGTCAAATGTAAG ATTGGGGAGGAACGGGCCACAGCCATTTCCTTGATGCGCAAGTTCATTGCCTACCAGTTCACAGACACG CCCCTGCAGATTAAGTCGGTAGTGGCACCAGAGCATGTGAAGGGCTACATCTACGTGGAGGCCTACAAGCAGACCCACGTGAAGCAGGCCATCGAGGGCGTGGGCAACCTGCGGCTTGGCTACTGGAACCAGCAGATGGTGCCCATCAAGGAGATGACAGATGTGCTCAAAGTGGTGAAGGAAGTGGCCAACCTGAAACCAAAATCCTGGGTCCGCCTCAAGCGGGGCATCTATAAGGACGACATCGCTCAG GTGGATTACGTGGAGCCCAGCCAAAACACCATCTCCCTAAAGATGATCCCGCGCATCGACTACGACCGCATCAAGGCCCGAATGAGCTTG AAAGACTGGTTTGCCAAAAGGAAGAAGTTTAAGCGGCCTCCACAGAGGCTATTTGATGCAGAAAAGATCAG GTCCCTGGGGGGTGATGTTGCCTCTGATGGTGACTTCCTCATCTTCGAGGGGAACCGTTACAGCCGGAAGGGCTTTCTGTTCAAGAGCTTTGCCATGTCTGCTGTG ATCACGGAGGGTGTGAAGCCCACACTCTCTGAGCTGGAGAAATTTGAGGACCAGCCAGAGGGCATCGACCTCGAGGTGGTGACTGAAAGCACAG GGAAGGAGCGGGAACACAACTTCCAACCTGGGGACAATGTGGAGGTGTGTGAGGGTGAGCTCATCAACCTGCAGGGCAAGATCCTCAGCGTGGATGGCAACAAGATCACCATAATGCCCAAGCACGAGGACCTCAAG GACATGCTGGAGTTCCCGGCCCAGGAACTTCGGAAGTACTTCAAGATGGGGGACCACGTGAAGGTGATTGCCGGCCGGTTCGAGGGCGACACAGGCCTCATTGTGCGGGTGGAGGAGAACTTCGTCATCCTCTTCTCTGACCTCACCATGCACGAG CTGAAGGTGCTCCCCCGGGACCTGCAGCTCTGCTCAGAGACGGCATCAGGTGTGGATGTCGGGGGCCAGCATGAATGGGGGGAGCTGGTGCAGCTGGACCCCCAGACCGTGGGTGTCATCGTGCGACTGGAGCGGGAGACCTTCCAG GTGCTGAACATGTATGGGAAGGTGGTGACTGTCAGGCACCAGGCTGTGACCCGGAAGAAGGACAACCGCTTTGCCGTGGCCCTGGACTCAGAACAGAACAACATCCATGTGAAAGACATTGTCAAGGTCATTGATGGCCCCCACTCA GGCCGGGAGGGCGAGATTCGCCATCTCTTCCGCAGCTTCGCCTTCCTGCATTGCAAGAAACTGGTAGAGAACGGGGGCATGTTTGTCTGCAAGACCCGCCATCTGGTGCTGGCAGGGGGCTCGAAG CCGCGAGATGTGACCAACTTCACAGTAGGTGGCTTTGCCCCTATGAGCCCCCGGATCAGCAGCCCCATGCACCCCAGTGCTGGAG GTCAGCGTGGTGGCTTTGGCAGCCCGGGTGGTGGCAGTGGCGGCATGAGCAGGGGCCGGGGGCGGAGAGACAACGAGCTCATCGGCCAGACTGTGCGCATCTCCCAGGGGCCTTACAAAG gCTACATTGGCGTGGTAAAAGATGCCACGGAGTCCACAGCCCGCGTGGAGCTGCACTCCACCTGCCAGACCATCTCAGTGGACCGTCAGCGCCTCACCACGGT GGGCTCACGGCGCCCGGGCGGCATGACCTCGACCTATGGGCGGACACCCATGTATGGCTCCCAGACGCCCATGTACGGCTCTGGCTCCCGCACGCCCATGTACGGCTCTCAGACGCCTCTCCAGGATG GTAGTCGCACCCCGCATTATGGCTCTCAGACGCCCCTGCATGATGGCAGCCGCACTCCTGCCCAGAGTGGGGCCTGGGACCCCAACAATCCTAACACACCGTCACG GGCTGAGGAAGAATATGAGTACGCGTTCGATGATGAGCCTACACCATCCCCACAGGCCTATGGGGGCACCCCCAATCCCCAAACACCTGGCTACCCAGACCCCTCGTCCCCGCAGGTCAATCCACAATACAACCCGCAGACGCCAGGGACGCCAGCCAT GTACAACACAGACCAGTTCTCCCCCTATGCAGCCCCCTCCCCGCAAGGCTCCtaccagcccagccccagcccccagagCTACCACCAGGTGGCGCCAAGCCCAGCAGGCTACCAGAACACCCACTCCCCAGCCAGCTACCACCCCACCCCCTCGCCCATGGCCTATCAG GCCAGCCCCAGCCCAAGCCCTGTTGGCTATAGTCCGATGACACCTGGAGCTCCCTCCCCTGGTGGCTACAACCCACACACGCCGGGCTCAGGCATTGAGCAGAACTCCAGCGACTGGGTGACCACGGACATCCAGGTGAAGGTGCGGGACACCTACCTGGATACACAAGTGGTGGGGCAGACAGGCGTCATCCGCAGTGTCACG ggaggcATGTGCTCCGTATACCTGAAGGACAGCGAGAAGGTTGTCAGCATCTCCAGTGAGCACCTGGAGCCCATCACCCCGACCAAGAACAACAAG gTGAAGGTGATCCTGGGTGAGGATCGGGAAGCCACAGGTGTCCTGCTGAGCATTGATGGCGAGGATGGCATAGTCCGCATGGACCTTGATGAACAGCTCAAGATCCTCAACCTCCGCTTCCTGGGGAAGCTCCTGGAGGCCTGA